From Gallus gallus isolate bGalGal1 chromosome 14, bGalGal1.mat.broiler.GRCg7b, whole genome shotgun sequence, one genomic window encodes:
- the LOC112533448 gene encoding RING finger protein 151-like, translating into MQEAFCAICRDATPDTFVVPCEHHFCLRCILQWTLRKFTCPLCRRLMSTINFSVRADGSLPCVITLPSEYEAESHDTASLWDIATPPRPTPPGSPAGHREEELPATSHTAPGDAAAHPTRTPVPREAEEPQQEATAGPSAQGRSPTATKRGRDRSARGSRRPRKRRARSARGTSQPCKRPPPRHN; encoded by the coding sequence ATGCAGGAGGCGTTCTGTGCCATCTGCCGCGATGCAACACCTGACACCTTTGTGGTGCCCTGCGAGCACCACTTCTGCCTTCGTTGCATCCTTCAGTGGACCCTGAGAAAATTCACCTGCCCGCTCTGCAGGAGGCTCATGAGCACCATCAACTTTTCAGTGCGGGCAGATGGCTCTCTGCCCTGTGTCATCACGCTGCCATCCGAGTACGAGGCAGAGAGCCACGACACAGCCTCCCTGTGGGACATCGCCACCCCGCCGCGCCCCACTCCACCGGGCAGCCCTGCGGGGCACAGAGAAGAGGAGCTCCCCGCCACGTCCCACACAGCTCCCGGGGACGCGGCCGCCCATCCCACCCGTACGCCCGTCCCCAGGGAGGCGGAGGAGCCCCAGCAGGAGGCAACAGCGGGACCTTCTGCCCAGGGCCGCAGCCCCACTGCTACCAAGCGGGGCAGGGACCGCTCAGCCCGGGGGTCCCGCCGCCCCAGGAAGAGGAGGGCCCGCAGCGCCCGGGGCACTTCGCAGCCCTGCAAGAGGCCGCCCCCGCGGCACAATTAG